In a single window of the Nitrospira defluvii genome:
- a CDS encoding efflux RND transporter periplasmic adaptor subunit, giving the protein MMQWLREKGVVLWMVVLFVLYVGYRVYENKSDAAQLRARTLEDAVPTVAAVHPKPIAPTETIVLPGNVVGWYEAPMYARVTGYVKMWYRDYGDQVKAGDILAEINAPDLDAEYAQAKADLETERARYKLAEVTAQRWAALRPNHAVSEQSITVKEQELKAEAAKVKAAEQKVRNMEAFIRFKTIVAPFDGVVTQRNINVGDLVSKEGNLSTPNAKTNLFTVADVHVLRLFVNVPEAFGPFLQQGLTADVTVPQLANRHFTAKFLTVAKGFDISTRTAVTVFTIDNEDRALWPGSYAEVHLTAPVDRQAFTIPSTALVFQEHGTQVATLTAENRVHFQPITVSRLMDNAVEVAGGLSAQDRLVNNPSAALLEGDQVRVVTPAPGYDLLTDPESAQNDRFPENQARQPPSSAIH; this is encoded by the coding sequence ATGATGCAGTGGCTCCGCGAAAAAGGCGTCGTGCTGTGGATGGTCGTGCTGTTCGTCCTCTACGTCGGCTATCGCGTCTATGAGAATAAAAGCGACGCCGCTCAACTGCGTGCGAGAACGCTGGAAGACGCCGTGCCGACGGTCGCGGCCGTCCATCCCAAACCGATCGCGCCCACCGAGACCATTGTCCTTCCCGGCAACGTCGTGGGCTGGTACGAAGCGCCGATGTATGCGCGCGTCACCGGGTACGTCAAGATGTGGTACAGGGACTACGGCGATCAGGTCAAGGCAGGCGATATCCTCGCCGAAATCAACGCGCCGGACCTCGATGCCGAATATGCACAGGCCAAGGCGGATCTGGAGACGGAGCGCGCGAGATATAAGCTAGCCGAGGTGACCGCACAACGCTGGGCGGCGCTCCGCCCGAATCATGCGGTCTCCGAACAATCGATCACGGTCAAGGAACAGGAGCTGAAGGCCGAAGCGGCAAAGGTCAAGGCCGCGGAGCAAAAGGTCAGGAACATGGAGGCCTTCATCCGCTTCAAAACGATCGTCGCACCTTTCGACGGCGTGGTGACGCAGCGCAACATCAATGTCGGCGACCTGGTCAGCAAGGAAGGGAATCTGAGCACGCCCAATGCAAAAACCAACCTGTTCACGGTGGCCGACGTCCATGTCCTCCGTCTTTTTGTCAACGTGCCGGAAGCGTTCGGGCCATTCCTGCAACAAGGCTTGACGGCCGACGTGACCGTGCCGCAATTGGCCAATCGTCACTTCACCGCGAAATTCCTGACCGTGGCCAAAGGCTTCGACATCAGCACGAGGACGGCGGTGACCGTCTTCACCATCGATAACGAGGACCGGGCGCTCTGGCCAGGCTCCTACGCCGAGGTCCACCTCACTGCGCCGGTCGATCGTCAGGCATTCACGATTCCGTCCACCGCGCTAGTCTTCCAGGAACACGGCACGCAAGTGGCTACCCTGACGGCAGAGAACCGTGTCCATTTCCAACCGATCACGGTCAGCCGACTGATGGACAATGCCGTCGAGGTTGCGGGGGGCCTGTCCGCACAGGACCGCCTCGTGAACAATCCCAGCGCCGCGTTGCTTGAAGGCGACCAGGTGCGCGTCGTGACGCCGGCCCCCGGCTATGACTTGCTCACCGATCCCGAATCAGCGCAAAACGACCGGTTTCCCGAAAATCAGGCCCGGCAACCACCGAGTTCAGCGATACACTAG
- a CDS encoding L-threonylcarbamoyladenylate synthase, whose translation MIRTGRIIPAARKESITLAAEVIRKGGLVAFPTETVYGLGCDALNPEAVARVFEAKQRPSFDPLIVHVAEKAALDGLTQTISLSDHRLMERFWPGPLTLLLPKRARVPDLVTAGLPTIAVRMPSHPVAQELIREAAVPIAAPSANPFGYVSPTCAQHVADGLGERVDLILDGGPCQLGVESTIASMIGSRPELLRPGSITLEEISKVVGPVVRARESLTMAVPGRLARHYATHTPLTILTGHTVRSVRPLGERAGLLAMTAPRHGEQRYCAIEVLSPSGDLREAAQHLFAALRRLDAQGFDRLYAEPCDERGLGMAIMDRLRRCAEPLT comes from the coding sequence ATGATTCGGACAGGGAGGATAATCCCCGCAGCAAGGAAGGAGTCGATAACGCTGGCCGCAGAGGTGATCCGGAAGGGTGGCCTTGTCGCCTTCCCGACCGAAACGGTGTATGGGCTCGGGTGTGACGCGCTGAATCCCGAGGCTGTGGCGCGTGTCTTCGAGGCCAAGCAACGGCCCTCGTTTGATCCCCTCATCGTGCACGTAGCGGAGAAGGCGGCTCTCGACGGCCTGACACAGACAATCAGCCTCAGCGACCACCGATTGATGGAGCGGTTTTGGCCTGGTCCGTTGACTCTGCTCCTGCCGAAGCGCGCGCGAGTCCCCGATCTCGTCACGGCAGGGCTTCCCACCATCGCCGTTCGGATGCCGTCTCATCCTGTGGCGCAAGAGTTGATCCGGGAAGCAGCCGTCCCGATCGCCGCGCCGAGCGCCAACCCTTTCGGCTACGTCAGTCCGACATGCGCACAACATGTGGCGGATGGGCTCGGTGAGCGAGTTGATCTGATCCTCGATGGGGGCCCCTGCCAGCTTGGTGTGGAATCCACCATCGCGTCGATGATCGGAAGCCGGCCCGAACTCCTTCGACCGGGCAGCATCACGCTCGAGGAGATCAGCAAGGTCGTCGGCCCGGTCGTGCGAGCCCGCGAAAGCCTGACGATGGCCGTGCCTGGACGGCTCGCTCGTCACTATGCCACACACACACCTCTGACCATCCTGACGGGGCATACAGTCCGATCCGTGAGGCCTCTCGGTGAACGGGCAGGATTGCTGGCCATGACGGCGCCACGCCACGGGGAGCAGAGATACTGCGCGATCGAGGTGCTCTCCCCATCCGGCGATCTTCGCGAAGCGGCACAACATTTATTTGCGGCGCTGCGGCGGCTGGACGCGCAGGGATTCGATCGCCTCTATGCCGAGCCTTGTGACGAACGAGGCCTTGGAATGGCGATCATGGATCGCCTCAGACGCTGCGCGGAGCCCCTCACCTGA
- the modA gene encoding molybdate ABC transporter substrate-binding protein — protein sequence MAGLPLVMLVTAVFNLIVGMGAIKSTAQAESLAIAATPSLKSAFREIVPMFESEYGVNVHVEYGPSQILRRQIEQGAPVDVFFPGAVDELEILHRKGLTLSGVPRVYAQTSLVLVMSFSSRALAVSLHDEHADRTTRLVLGDPQTSALGTITSRALTMLDPGFKQRFKTIYARQSDEVMNAVQDGGADVGIVFRVDAIGNGHVRIIDETPAGARITVRFGEAVVWTCRDESRAAAEQFSDFFTSPRIQKLLLKYGFEPVAPFKSGAVR from the coding sequence ATGGCCGGACTACCCCTGGTAATGCTGGTGACGGCGGTGTTCAACCTGATCGTTGGGATGGGGGCGATCAAGAGTACTGCCCAAGCCGAGTCCCTGGCGATCGCGGCGACCCCGAGCCTCAAATCGGCATTCCGAGAAATCGTCCCCATGTTCGAGAGCGAGTACGGGGTGAACGTGCATGTCGAGTATGGGCCCTCGCAGATCCTGCGTCGACAGATCGAGCAGGGGGCGCCGGTCGATGTGTTTTTTCCCGGAGCGGTGGATGAGCTTGAGATCCTGCATCGCAAGGGATTGACGCTCAGCGGCGTGCCACGTGTCTATGCACAAACCTCCCTGGTGTTGGTCATGTCTTTCTCTTCACGGGCGCTCGCCGTCTCATTGCACGATGAGCATGCGGATCGCACGACTCGACTCGTTCTCGGTGATCCGCAGACGTCGGCCTTGGGCACGATCACAAGTCGGGCGCTGACGATGCTCGATCCGGGATTCAAGCAGCGCTTCAAGACGATCTATGCCCGGCAAAGCGACGAGGTGATGAACGCGGTGCAAGATGGGGGGGCCGATGTGGGGATTGTGTTTCGGGTCGACGCCATCGGAAACGGCCACGTGCGGATCATCGACGAGACGCCGGCGGGCGCGCGCATCACCGTCCGATTCGGAGAGGCGGTCGTCTGGACCTGCCGCGATGAGTCACGCGCCGCTGCTGAGCAGTTTTCCGATTTCTTCACGAGTCCCCGGATTCAAAAGCTCTTGCTCAAATATGGATTCGAACCGGTGGCACCATTCAAATCAGGGGCTGTCCGGTGA